From the Panthera leo isolate Ple1 chromosome C1, P.leo_Ple1_pat1.1, whole genome shotgun sequence genome, one window contains:
- the LOC122226943 gene encoding UPF0729 protein C18orf32 homolog, translating to MDLVVTVWEFQPGRMVCIPCCVMVLLWIYKEFLVPYICPLLSPFVSHMWPRKALLKSHDKNKGKADCKGADISGLPTKGPKEISDKNKDLKGLF from the coding sequence ATGGACCTGGTGGTCACGGTGTGGGAATTCCAGCCTGGGAGGATGGTGTGCATCCCTTGCTGCGTCATGGTTCTGCTCTGGATCTACAAAGAATTCCTGGTGCCATACATATGCCCTCTGCTTTCCCCCTTTGTTAGTCACATGTGGCCTAGAAAAGCTCTTCTAAAATCCCATgataaaaacaaaggcaaagcaGACTGCAAGGGTGCAGACATAAGTGGACTGCCAACAAAAGGACCAAAGGAAATCtctgataaaaataaagacttaaaggGATTGTTCTAA